The Neofelis nebulosa isolate mNeoNeb1 chromosome X, mNeoNeb1.pri, whole genome shotgun sequence genome has a segment encoding these proteins:
- the TIMP1 gene encoding metalloproteinase inhibitor 1 — MSNASRKPGGLWFPHHCHPRPSRGHLSSAAQALPLSPQTQRLERSTREPTMAPLAPLASCILLLLWLAAPSRACTCAPLHPQTAFCSSDFIIRAKFVGTAEVNQTALSQRYEIKMTKMFKGFSALGDASDIRFVYTPTAESVCGYFHRSQNRSEEFLIAGKLRNGHLHINTCSYVVPWNSLSSSQRRGFTKTYAAGCEECTVFSCSSIPCKLQNDTHCLWTDQFLIGTDKGFQSRHLACLPREPGICTWQSLRTRMA; from the exons ATGAGTAATGCATCCAGGAAGCCTGGAGGCCTGTGGTTTCCGCACCACTGCCACCCCCGCCCCTCGCGTGGACATTTATCCTCCGCTGCTCAGGCCCTGCCACTGTCGCCTCAGACCCAGCGCCTGGAGAGATCCACCAGAG aACCCACCATGGCACCCTTGGCGCCCCTGGCCTCCTGCATCCTGTTGTTGCTGTGGCTGGCAGCCCCCAGCCGGGCCTGTACCTGTGCCCCACTCCACCCGCAGACCGCCTTCTGCAGCTCGGACTTCA TCATCAGGGCCAAGTTCGTGGGGACCGCAGAAGTCAACCAGACTGCCTTAAGCCAGCGTTATGAGATCAAGATGACCAAG ATGTTCAAAGGGTTCAGCGCCTTGGGGGATGCCTCTGACATCCGGTTCGTCTACACCCCCACCGCGGAGAGCGTCTGCGGATACTTCCACAGGTCCCAGAACCGCAGCGAGGAGTTTCTCATCGCCG gaaAACTGCGGAACGGACACCTGCACATCAATACCTGCAGTTACGTGGTTCCCTGGAACAGTCTGAGTTCCTCTCAGCGCCGGGGCTTCACCAAGACCTATGCTGCTGGCTGCGAAGAATGCACC GTATTTTCCTGTTCATCCATCCCCTGCAAACTGCAGAATGACACTCACTGCTTGTGGACAGACCAGTTCCTCATAGGCACTGACAAGGGTTTCCAGAGCCGCCACCTTGCCTGCCTGCCAAGAGAGCCAGGGATATGCACCTGGCAGTCCCTGAGGACCCGGATGGCCTGA